One genomic window of Oncorhynchus clarkii lewisi isolate Uvic-CL-2024 chromosome 5, UVic_Ocla_1.0, whole genome shotgun sequence includes the following:
- the LOC139409141 gene encoding MAU2 chromatid cohesion factor homolog isoform X1: protein MASNVEAPESWYLALLGFAEHFRTSSPPKIRLCVHCLQAVFQFKPPQRVEARTHLQLGSVLYHHTKNSELARSHLEKAWLISQQIPQFEDVKFEAASLLSELYCQQNLVDSAKPLLRKAIQISQQTPYWHCRLLFQLAQLHTLEKDLVSACDLLGVGAEYARVVGSEYTRALFLLSKGMLLLMERKLGEVHPLLTLCGTIVENWQGNPIQKESLRVFFLVLQVTHYLDAGQVKSVKPCLKQLQQCIQTISTLHDDEILPSNPADLFHWLPKEHMCVLVYLVTVMHSMQAGYLEKAQKYTDKALMQLEKLKMLDSSPILSTFQVILLEHIIMCRLVTGHKATALQEISQVCQLCQQSPRLFTNHAAQLHTLLGLYCISVNCMDNAEAQFTAALRVSDLTTHQELWAFIVTNLASVYIREGNRHQELYSLLERINPDHNFPVSSHCLRAAAFYIRGLLSFFQGRYNEAKRFLRETLKMSNAEDLNRLTACSLVLLGHIFYVLGNHRESNNMVVPAMQLASKIPDMSVQLWSSALLKDLNKALGNTIDAHEAAQMHQNFSQQLLQDHIAACSLPEHNLISWTDGPPPGQFQAQNGPTTSLASLL from the exons ATGGCGTCCAACGTAGAGGCCCCGGAGTCGTGGTACCTCGCCCTCCTTGGCTTTGCAGAACATTTCCGCACCTCAAGTCCACCCAAAATTCGTCTGTGTGTGCATTGTCTTCAAGCAGTTTTTCAGTTTAAACCCCCGCAAAGGGTGGAGGCCAGAACTCACCTTCAACTCGGCTCGGTGCTCTATCATCATACGAAGAACAGCGAGCTGGCGCGGAGCCACTTGGAGAAAGCG TGGTTAATATCACAACAA ATCCCACAATTTGAAGATGTTAAATTTGAAGCAGCAAGTCTTTTGTCCGAACTCTATTGTCAGCAG AATCTGGTGGATTCTGCAAAGCCTTTACTGCGAAAGGCAATCCAGATCTCACAGCAAACTCCCTATTGGCACTGTCGCCTGCTGTTTCAACTAGCG CAACTGCACACTCTGGAGAAAGACCTTGTGTCTGCCTGTGACCTCCTAGGGGTCGGTGCTGAGTATGCCAGAGTGGTGGGCTCGGAATACACCAG GGCGCTGTTCCTCCTGAGTAAAGGAATG CTCTTACTGATGGAGAGGAAGCTGGGGGAGGTGCACCCTCTGCTCACGCTGTGCGGGACGATTGTGGAGAACTGGCAGGGAAACCCCATCCAGAAAGAGTCTCTCAGGGTATTTTTCCTGGTGCTGCAGGTCACACACTACCTGGATGCCGGACAG GTGAAGAGTGTGAAGCCCTGTCTTAAGCAGCTGCAGCAGTGCATCCAGACCATCTCTACACTCCATGATGATGAGATCCTGCCCAGTAACCCTGCTGACCTCTTCCACTGGCTGCCCAAGGAACACATGTGTGTTCTCGTCTACCTG GTGACTGTCATGCACTCCATGCAAGCAGGGTATTTGGAGAAGGCACAGAAATACACAGACAAAGCACTCATGCAGCTTGAGAAACTAAAAA TGCTGGACAGCAGTCCCATCCTTTCAACGTTCCAGGTCATTCTGCTGGAGCACATCATCATGTGTCGGCTAGTCACTGGTCACAAGGCTACTGCATTACAAGAG ATCTCCCAGGTCTGCCAACTGTGCCAACAGTCCCCCAGGTTATTCACCAATCACGCTGCCCAACTCCACACTCTACTA GGCCTGTATTGCATATCTGTCAACTGTATGGACAACGCAGAGGCACAGTTCACCGCCGCTTTGCGGGTAAGTGAC CTAACCACACACCAGGAACTGTGGGCGTTCATTGTGACAAACCTGGCCAGCGTCTACATCAGGGAAGGAAACAGACACCAGGAG CTCTACAGTCTCCTTGAGAGGATAAACCCTGATCACAACTTTCCTGTGAG ctcTCACTGTCTCCGCGCTGCAGCTTTCTACATCCGAGGACTCCTGTCCTTCTTCCAAGGACGCTACAACGAGGCCAA ACGGTTCCTTAGAGAAACTCTGAAGATGTCCAATGCGGAGGACCTGAATAGACTGACAGCCTGCTCACTGGTTCTGCTAGGCCATATATTCTATGTACTGGGAAACCACAGG GAAAGCAACAACATGGTGGTTCCAGCGATGCAGCTGGCCAGCAAGATCCCTGACATGTCTGTCCAGCTGTGGTCCTCTGCCCTTTTAAAAG ATCTGAACAAGGCCCTGGGAAACACCATAGATGCCCATGAAGCTGCTCAGATGCACCAGAACTTCTCCCAGCAGCTTCTCCAGGACCACATCGCTGCCTGCAGCCTCCCCGAACACAACCTAATCAGC TGGACGGACGGCCCACCACCTGGGCAGTTTCAAGCCCAGAACGGCCCGACAACCAGCCTGGCCAGCCTGCTATGA
- the LOC139409141 gene encoding MAU2 chromatid cohesion factor homolog isoform X3, giving the protein MASNVEAPESWYLALLGFAEHFRTSSPPKIRLCVHCLQAVFQFKPPQRVEARTHLQLGSVLYHHTKNSELARSHLEKAWLISQQIPQFEDVKFEAASLLSELYCQQVPNLVDSAKPLLRKAIQISQQTPYWHCRLLFQLAQLHTLEKDLVSACDLLGVGAEYARVVGSEYTRALFLLSKGMLLLMERKLGEVHPLLTLCGTIVENWQGNPIQKESLRVFFLVLQVTHYLDAGQVKSVKPCLKQLQQCIQTISTLHDDEILPSNPADLFHWLPKEHMCVLVYLVTVMHSMQAGYLEKAQKYTDKALMQLEKLKMLDSSPILSTFQVILLEHIIMCRLVTGHKATALQEISQVCQLCQQSPRLFTNHAAQLHTLLGLYCISVNCMDNAEAQFTAALRVSDLTTHQELWAFIVTNLASVYIREGNRHQELYSLLERINPDHNFPVSSHCLRAAAFYIRGLLSFFQGRYNEAKRFLRETLKMSNAEDLNRLTACSLVLLGHIFYVLGNHRESNNMVVPAMQLASKIPDMSVQLWSSALLKDLNKALGNTIDAHEAAQMHQNFSQQLLQDHIAACSLPEHNLISWTDGPPPGQFQAQNGPTTSLASLL; this is encoded by the exons ATGGCGTCCAACGTAGAGGCCCCGGAGTCGTGGTACCTCGCCCTCCTTGGCTTTGCAGAACATTTCCGCACCTCAAGTCCACCCAAAATTCGTCTGTGTGTGCATTGTCTTCAAGCAGTTTTTCAGTTTAAACCCCCGCAAAGGGTGGAGGCCAGAACTCACCTTCAACTCGGCTCGGTGCTCTATCATCATACGAAGAACAGCGAGCTGGCGCGGAGCCACTTGGAGAAAGCG TGGTTAATATCACAACAA ATCCCACAATTTGAAGATGTTAAATTTGAAGCAGCAAGTCTTTTGTCCGAACTCTATTGTCAGCAGGTACCG AATCTGGTGGATTCTGCAAAGCCTTTACTGCGAAAGGCAATCCAGATCTCACAGCAAACTCCCTATTGGCACTGTCGCCTGCTGTTTCAACTAGCG CAACTGCACACTCTGGAGAAAGACCTTGTGTCTGCCTGTGACCTCCTAGGGGTCGGTGCTGAGTATGCCAGAGTGGTGGGCTCGGAATACACCAG GGCGCTGTTCCTCCTGAGTAAAGGAATG CTCTTACTGATGGAGAGGAAGCTGGGGGAGGTGCACCCTCTGCTCACGCTGTGCGGGACGATTGTGGAGAACTGGCAGGGAAACCCCATCCAGAAAGAGTCTCTCAGGGTATTTTTCCTGGTGCTGCAGGTCACACACTACCTGGATGCCGGACAG GTGAAGAGTGTGAAGCCCTGTCTTAAGCAGCTGCAGCAGTGCATCCAGACCATCTCTACACTCCATGATGATGAGATCCTGCCCAGTAACCCTGCTGACCTCTTCCACTGGCTGCCCAAGGAACACATGTGTGTTCTCGTCTACCTG GTGACTGTCATGCACTCCATGCAAGCAGGGTATTTGGAGAAGGCACAGAAATACACAGACAAAGCACTCATGCAGCTTGAGAAACTAAAAA TGCTGGACAGCAGTCCCATCCTTTCAACGTTCCAGGTCATTCTGCTGGAGCACATCATCATGTGTCGGCTAGTCACTGGTCACAAGGCTACTGCATTACAAGAG ATCTCCCAGGTCTGCCAACTGTGCCAACAGTCCCCCAGGTTATTCACCAATCACGCTGCCCAACTCCACACTCTACTA GGCCTGTATTGCATATCTGTCAACTGTATGGACAACGCAGAGGCACAGTTCACCGCCGCTTTGCGGGTAAGTGAC CTAACCACACACCAGGAACTGTGGGCGTTCATTGTGACAAACCTGGCCAGCGTCTACATCAGGGAAGGAAACAGACACCAGGAG CTCTACAGTCTCCTTGAGAGGATAAACCCTGATCACAACTTTCCTGTGAG ctcTCACTGTCTCCGCGCTGCAGCTTTCTACATCCGAGGACTCCTGTCCTTCTTCCAAGGACGCTACAACGAGGCCAA ACGGTTCCTTAGAGAAACTCTGAAGATGTCCAATGCGGAGGACCTGAATAGACTGACAGCCTGCTCACTGGTTCTGCTAGGCCATATATTCTATGTACTGGGAAACCACAGG GAAAGCAACAACATGGTGGTTCCAGCGATGCAGCTGGCCAGCAAGATCCCTGACATGTCTGTCCAGCTGTGGTCCTCTGCCCTTTTAAAAG ATCTGAACAAGGCCCTGGGAAACACCATAGATGCCCATGAAGCTGCTCAGATGCACCAGAACTTCTCCCAGCAGCTTCTCCAGGACCACATCGCTGCCTGCAGCCTCCCCGAACACAACCTAATCAGC TGGACGGACGGCCCACCACCTGGGCAGTTTCAAGCCCAGAACGGCCCGACAACCAGCCTGGCCAGCCTGCTATGA
- the LOC139409141 gene encoding MAU2 chromatid cohesion factor homolog isoform X2: MASNVEAPESWYLALLGFAEHFRTSSPPKIRLCVHCLQAVFQFKPPQRVEARTHLQLGSVLYHHTKNSELARSHLEKAWLISQQIPQFEDVKFEAASLLSELYCQQNLVDSAKPLLRKAIQISQQTPYWHCRLLFQLAQLHTLEKDLVSACDLLGVGAEYARVVGSEYTRALFLLSKGMLLLMERKLGEVHPLLTLCGTIVENWQGNPIQKESLRVFFLVLQVTHYLDAGQVKSVKPCLKQLQQCIQTISTLHDDEILPSNPADLFHWLPKEHMCVLVYLVTVMHSMQAGYLEKAQKYTDKALMQLEKLKMLDSSPILSTFQVILLEHIIMCRLVTGHKATALQEISQVCQLCQQSPRLFTNHAAQLHTLLGLYCISVNCMDNAEAQFTAALRLTTHQELWAFIVTNLASVYIREGNRHQELYSLLERINPDHNFPVSSHCLRAAAFYIRGLLSFFQGRYNEAKRFLRETLKMSNAEDLNRLTACSLVLLGHIFYVLGNHRESNNMVVPAMQLASKIPDMSVQLWSSALLKDLNKALGNTIDAHEAAQMHQNFSQQLLQDHIAACSLPEHNLISWTDGPPPGQFQAQNGPTTSLASLL, translated from the exons ATGGCGTCCAACGTAGAGGCCCCGGAGTCGTGGTACCTCGCCCTCCTTGGCTTTGCAGAACATTTCCGCACCTCAAGTCCACCCAAAATTCGTCTGTGTGTGCATTGTCTTCAAGCAGTTTTTCAGTTTAAACCCCCGCAAAGGGTGGAGGCCAGAACTCACCTTCAACTCGGCTCGGTGCTCTATCATCATACGAAGAACAGCGAGCTGGCGCGGAGCCACTTGGAGAAAGCG TGGTTAATATCACAACAA ATCCCACAATTTGAAGATGTTAAATTTGAAGCAGCAAGTCTTTTGTCCGAACTCTATTGTCAGCAG AATCTGGTGGATTCTGCAAAGCCTTTACTGCGAAAGGCAATCCAGATCTCACAGCAAACTCCCTATTGGCACTGTCGCCTGCTGTTTCAACTAGCG CAACTGCACACTCTGGAGAAAGACCTTGTGTCTGCCTGTGACCTCCTAGGGGTCGGTGCTGAGTATGCCAGAGTGGTGGGCTCGGAATACACCAG GGCGCTGTTCCTCCTGAGTAAAGGAATG CTCTTACTGATGGAGAGGAAGCTGGGGGAGGTGCACCCTCTGCTCACGCTGTGCGGGACGATTGTGGAGAACTGGCAGGGAAACCCCATCCAGAAAGAGTCTCTCAGGGTATTTTTCCTGGTGCTGCAGGTCACACACTACCTGGATGCCGGACAG GTGAAGAGTGTGAAGCCCTGTCTTAAGCAGCTGCAGCAGTGCATCCAGACCATCTCTACACTCCATGATGATGAGATCCTGCCCAGTAACCCTGCTGACCTCTTCCACTGGCTGCCCAAGGAACACATGTGTGTTCTCGTCTACCTG GTGACTGTCATGCACTCCATGCAAGCAGGGTATTTGGAGAAGGCACAGAAATACACAGACAAAGCACTCATGCAGCTTGAGAAACTAAAAA TGCTGGACAGCAGTCCCATCCTTTCAACGTTCCAGGTCATTCTGCTGGAGCACATCATCATGTGTCGGCTAGTCACTGGTCACAAGGCTACTGCATTACAAGAG ATCTCCCAGGTCTGCCAACTGTGCCAACAGTCCCCCAGGTTATTCACCAATCACGCTGCCCAACTCCACACTCTACTA GGCCTGTATTGCATATCTGTCAACTGTATGGACAACGCAGAGGCACAGTTCACCGCCGCTTTGCGG CTAACCACACACCAGGAACTGTGGGCGTTCATTGTGACAAACCTGGCCAGCGTCTACATCAGGGAAGGAAACAGACACCAGGAG CTCTACAGTCTCCTTGAGAGGATAAACCCTGATCACAACTTTCCTGTGAG ctcTCACTGTCTCCGCGCTGCAGCTTTCTACATCCGAGGACTCCTGTCCTTCTTCCAAGGACGCTACAACGAGGCCAA ACGGTTCCTTAGAGAAACTCTGAAGATGTCCAATGCGGAGGACCTGAATAGACTGACAGCCTGCTCACTGGTTCTGCTAGGCCATATATTCTATGTACTGGGAAACCACAGG GAAAGCAACAACATGGTGGTTCCAGCGATGCAGCTGGCCAGCAAGATCCCTGACATGTCTGTCCAGCTGTGGTCCTCTGCCCTTTTAAAAG ATCTGAACAAGGCCCTGGGAAACACCATAGATGCCCATGAAGCTGCTCAGATGCACCAGAACTTCTCCCAGCAGCTTCTCCAGGACCACATCGCTGCCTGCAGCCTCCCCGAACACAACCTAATCAGC TGGACGGACGGCCCACCACCTGGGCAGTTTCAAGCCCAGAACGGCCCGACAACCAGCCTGGCCAGCCTGCTATGA